A single region of the Rhizobium sp. NLR16a genome encodes:
- a CDS encoding acetate/propionate family kinase: MDTILVVNAGSSSLKFEVFAVSGSLTRLVKGKMEGIGTAPRLAIKGAGGERLADASYPNETVADLPAAMRLVGEWLRERHDGRLIAVGHRVVHGGPNHMRPARIDETLLHELERYTPLAPLHQPSNLAPIRALLERQPQLTQVACFDTAFHRGHDPMADHYAIPAHYFEEGVRRYGFHGLSYEYVAGRLAEIAPDVGRGRVIVAHLGSGASMCALRSGKSVESTLGFTALDGLPMGTRCGQIDPGVLLYLLQQRGMSAAELQDLLYRESGLKGLSGVSNDVRDLLASEEPGAALALDHFVHRIGLNAGMLAAALGGLDAFVFTAGVGENSPVMRERICRKLEWLGAKLDSRRNAAGELLISGDDSRLAIYAVPTDEELMIARHTYALLAA, translated from the coding sequence ATGGACACCATCCTCGTCGTCAATGCCGGCTCCTCCAGCCTGAAGTTCGAGGTCTTCGCGGTCTCGGGTTCGCTCACGCGACTGGTCAAGGGTAAGATGGAAGGCATCGGCACTGCGCCGCGCCTGGCCATCAAGGGTGCCGGCGGCGAGCGGCTGGCGGACGCAAGCTATCCAAACGAGACCGTTGCCGATTTGCCCGCGGCGATGCGCCTTGTGGGCGAATGGCTGCGCGAGCGGCACGACGGCCGTCTGATTGCCGTCGGCCATCGGGTCGTCCATGGCGGCCCGAACCACATGCGCCCGGCGCGCATCGATGAAACCCTGCTGCACGAACTGGAGCGCTATACGCCGCTTGCGCCGTTGCACCAGCCAAGCAATCTCGCGCCGATCCGCGCACTGCTGGAGCGTCAGCCGCAGCTAACGCAGGTTGCCTGCTTCGACACGGCCTTCCATCGCGGCCATGATCCGATGGCTGACCACTACGCCATTCCCGCGCATTATTTCGAAGAGGGTGTCCGGCGCTATGGTTTTCATGGCCTGTCCTACGAATATGTCGCCGGAAGGCTGGCCGAGATCGCGCCGGACGTTGGCCGAGGACGGGTCATTGTCGCCCACCTCGGAAGCGGTGCCTCGATGTGCGCGCTCCGCAGCGGGAAAAGCGTGGAGAGCACACTGGGCTTCACTGCTCTGGATGGCCTGCCGATGGGCACACGATGCGGCCAGATCGATCCGGGCGTGCTTCTCTATCTTCTCCAGCAGCGCGGCATGAGTGCAGCTGAGCTGCAGGACCTTCTTTACAGGGAATCCGGCCTCAAGGGCCTCTCGGGCGTCAGCAACGACGTCCGCGACCTGTTGGCGAGCGAGGAGCCGGGTGCGGCACTCGCGCTCGATCATTTCGTACATCGCATCGGCCTCAATGCCGGCATGCTCGCGGCCGCTCTCGGCGGATTGGACGCTTTCGTGTTCACCGCCGGCGTCGGGGAAAACTCGCCGGTCATGCGTGAGCGGATCTGCAGGAAGCTGGAATGGTTAGGCGCCAAGCTCGACAGCAGGCGAAACGCCGCCGGCGAGCTGTTGATTTCGGGCGACGATAGCAGGCTCGCCATTTATGCCGTGCCGACCGACGAGGAACTGATGATCGCGCGGCATACATACGCATTGCTCGCCGCATGA